The following DNA comes from Rosa rugosa chromosome 5, drRosRugo1.1, whole genome shotgun sequence.
TTTCAAATGTTAGTCTCATATATCATGTCGACTTAAAAATAAGGAAGCAAAAAAAAGTTTTGGTTTAGCAACATGTTTCAAGTTTTCCctttgcttaaaaaaaaaaaaaaaagtttctctTTGCTTCAATACAGCCACGTGGATCAGACTTCGCCCCGCAGTATGGCTGTTAGCTTCAGACTGTATGTGTGGAGTCCATTAATAATCTTGCTTTAATTACTTTCATCATTCCATCTTATTTTGGGGTGTTAATAATTTACTTACACGTTCAGGGATTTGTCATACAATCAATTAAGTGGACCCGTACCAGCCACTTTAAGGAATGTGCAGCCTGTGGCATCGTAAGTTTCTCCATacatgaacaaaaaaaaatatatatatttctccatACATATATAGATATGTAAGTGGCATGTGCTTGAACCACCACTAGCAGTTGAGTTAGTAAAAGACTTTAGGTGTACTACCCCTACATCCGGATTTAAATTTTACCGACACTGATTGGAGTTAAATCTCAATATATTCTTAATGAATGGGGGGATGAAACATTCCTGACATGACCCCTTAGGGCGGatgtaaaaaaaatattaaaaaatggCATGTGCTCGAAACTTGGAATGAATAAGGGGAAGTTTTTAATTATTCTGTTTACAAAATACAAATGTTGGAATTTAGGAAtgggaaaatgaaattaatgtTACTTTCCGGATATCTATGTACATGCATGCAGTGATCCAGATGCCTACCGACTTGAAGGAGACGGGGGATATTTCTACCTGTACGTTGGTAGTCCATTAATTGTGCCAGGTTAATGTCCTAATCAAATTATCTGTTATTAAGTCGACTTATTTTGTACATTAATTAATTCAATCAGGTTTCTTTCACACAATCAACTGACTGGGCCTATACCAGAGAGCTTAGGGAACTTGACTTTCATCAGTTATATGTAAGTCGATTTCTTCGCGTTCATGATTTTGATGGTATCATGTTTCACTACttaacaattaattaattatgttGAAGAAAGTTAAACTAACTAGCAGTAATTGTTTTTACCTCAGTtgacttatttttcttttctcaccATTGATCCATCCATATTATACAGTGTTCTGGCGAACAACTATCTCAACGGCTCTATACCAGCATCTTTGGGTGCGCTGACTCATCTGAATGGACTGTAAGTAAACTTTACGTACCTAGACTTGTTTAATACCCCGATATTCTAATGatcaaattaaatgattttatttgtgtgtgtatatttttttttggtgaatatgtgtgtgtatatatattctcaCGAGCAAGCTCCTTAATTATCCTTTTGTGAAGGAGTTTGCGTAACAATGGAATCTCTGGTACTCTTCCACAAGCACTAGGAAATTTGACAACCCTTAGATACTTGTAAGTtttattagagcaagttcaccagTGAGTTatcaggtcacctactattgtTATATGTATTTTTACTCTCTAGGTCACCTACTATTGTTATATGTATTTTTACTCTCTAGGTCACTGTCAAAGTGTACTCGTGTCCTAGATCACCTTGGGTCACCCTGGTGACCTGCAAGCTAACCTGGTGACCCAGGTGTTATTggacactgtgcccgtgactcAAATAGTGGAAATAAACAGAGTACTTTATTCAATGCGACTTTCTTGTCATTTTTGCCCCTGCCCTGTTCtctttcttcatctccttcctctctcttctgTAAAcagtttttttctttcctctctCATGTTTTCTGGGTAAATGATACAGATAAACTTGAACCTAGAAATTGAAAAGCTGAAGAAAAGCTACGGTTCTCATAACCCATAACCCCTATATCAGTTTTGTGAAATTTTGTACCATCTTTGAGCTTTGTAAATTGGGATTTTTGGGTAATTCGTGAAAAGCCCCAAATCTGTAATATGAACCTGTGGTTCATGGCGTATGGAGATGAAGTGGAAGGAGAGCAGAAGAACGACGAATAGGGCCACAAAGCGGTTGATGCCAGAACATTGATCAtgtctttttcttcttgtttcttgggttttctttgtttttggatgGGAGGAGTGCCCATTTGTGAGGATTTGCTGGAACCCACAAAATATCAGCCCATTTTATGGTTTAAAATTGAATGGGAATTTTCAGTGGCAGAAGATAGGGGCAGATCGTGGTTTAGTTAGAAGTTCATCTTCTCTGGTGTTTTAATCGTTTTGGAGCagattgaaggaaaaaaaataaaaaaattgttttttgcAGAAGGGAagagatgaagaagagagagaatggcAAGGGCAAAAGtgccaagaaaaaaaatgcattaaTAAACTATTTCGTTTCTGTTGCCGAGTACCGCGTGGCACTGCGGTGTTAGATCCAGACGCATATGCGTGTGTATCTAGCATTCCCCATCTTATCAATCTAGCTAGCTATATGTAGAATACATATGAAATATTTCTATTTGTTGTTGCAGCGGGGTCGCATCTAACAGTATCAATGGGACATTACCAAAAAGTTTTGCCAGCCTTACGAGTCTGTATTCATTGTACGTAATTAAGTTGCCCCTGCCCCCGTTCAATCTTAACTTTTCAGGGCATGTATATGTAATCTGATTGATTATTTAACCAACCATCAATCAATTATGATATGATAATCACTTGGTTGCGTGCAGTTCAATATCTGGGAACTATTTGTCTGGCCCTTTACCCGACTTCATAGCCAACTGGACTTCAATCGACTATCTGTACGTACCTGAGTTTTCTATATATCTTTGAATTTGTTAATTGCTCTAactttcattaaattttttacAGTTTTCTCAACGGAAACAATTTCAACGGGAAGATACCTGCCGGGATTTTTAATTTATCATATCTAGAAATTTTGTAAGCAATTAAGTGTGCCAATTTACAGTCCCGCCGGCACTAGCTATCTTTTCACTCGTCTAGCTTTTTGGAAATCGAAATCTCATGCATAATATATATCATTCAACTGATATATTATTTTGCCTTTTTCTAAACTGCTTCTTTCTACTGTAGGTCAATAAGTGATGTCAAAGCAGACTCTCATTTCCAGTTCCCACCATCTATACATGTGGCAGAAAGTTTTAGTGTATTGTTAGTAAATTGTTTATTTCacaaaatatattatttcgATCAAAAGAACTATTTAAATCATATATAAAAGGTGAAAATGATGAGTTTTTCAATTAAAACCTCGATTTATTTAAAATTCAAGGGTACTCTCCCACTTCTTTAGAGTTTAATAATAAAAGTCAAAATTTCATTAACTcggtaataaaataatatgtactAACATACGTAATCAGAATGCATTTTCAGCAGAATTATTTGTTGGCGTGCATATGCAGGATACTAAGAAATTGCTCAATCACCGGTCATATTCCTTCTTACATTGGAGATATGTCATCATTAAAGAACATGTATGTTCTTTTGTTTAGTTTCCTCTTTAAACCTTCAAATATATCCACATTTAAAATTTAATTAAGTAGCTCTGATCAGATATATTAACATATTTTTTCCATGTCATATTTTATTTCTTTGATCCCTCTCCCTAACATTTCTCTTTTCTCATCCCATTTTCGCTCCTCTCCCCCCCACCCAACCCCAAAAACAAGTCTCATGCCTTTTTAATTTTGTGTTGCAGAGACTTGAGCTTCAACAGGTTAACGGGTAGAATCCCAGATTCTTTGAAAAACTTAAATGTAACTCACATGTACGTGACATATTACTCTCCACCCCTCTAAACTCTCATGAATATGTTTAACCACAAATTTAGAAATTGCAAGAACTTTTATTACTTCATGCATGTTCTCTTCAGGTCTTTTTCAAACAATATGCTTTCTGGGGAAATTCCTGATTGGATTCAAAATGGTTCAATATGGAGTAAGATGTATGTTTCAATATATGTAGATCCTTGTGCATCCCATCTATTGTGTATTTAGATACCGATAACATTTATACCTCCACTAACATTCTCTAGTTAGGAGCTTGTTTAGGTACCGTATCTCTGGTGTACAACATTCTCATCAATATTTCTTTTCATTCCAGGGATTTTTCATACAATAATTTTTCAAAGCTAAACTTTAAACCGTCACCCAATCTAAAACTGTAAGGAATTAACTatgcattttattttctattatttAGGATTCTTAATATATTTGAAATATTAATTGCATGATATCTCTCGTCATTGTTCTAGGAATTTGTTTTCCTGCTGCTGCAACTCCTCAACCTGTCTGCCAAATACGTATGATCATATCTTGTCTGTTATACTATTAGAAAAACTTGACGACTAAGTTATTTAGAATAACTTGTGGCGATTATACTTACAGGGAATACCCAACCAAGGAGAAGTATTGTCCCCGGGGAAAACATGATTGTAAGTTTATTATATTGAACTCTACTGGTCTATCTACATCTAACAATTTATGTATATTAAATGTAAATGTGTTTAACTTCTTCAGACCATTCATTGTTCATAAATTGTGGTGGTGAGGAAACACATGATGCTGTTGGAAATGTTTATGATCAAGATAATGATACGTCACTATTTTACCtgagtcaaaaaaaaaattgggctcGGAGTAGCGTTGGAAACGCCTACGACTATGCTTCCAATGGCAATTCTAGTAAATTGTTAAAAAGCGTAAGATGTGGGCTTTCATCTGAAGCACGTTTATACGATAACGCTCGCACTTCCCTTGTCTCTCTAACATATTACGGGTTCTGCTTACATAAAGGCAAATACAATGTAACTCTTCTCTTTGCTGAGATTGTTGATGAGGTTACAGATATTCATGAGGATATTGATTTTAGAAGTACGGGTAAACGCGTATTTGATGTATATATTCAGGTAatgtttttcttaattttgtCACCGTGCCAGTACTCAGCACCCACCCATTTGCATTAGTATTGTTGCATGATTTGTCATTTGAACCGAGTATGAATTAGTGACTGGTTGCTGCAGGGCGAGAGAAAACTAAAGGATTTCAACATTATAGACAAGGCAGGACGTACGAATAAAGAATATATGATAAATTTCACGGCTGTTGATGTAAATGATGGTAAATTAGAGATCCACTTCTACTCTCGATCGGCTGGAGTAGGGACACTTGATGGCCCTCTCATATCTGCTATATCCGTAACTCCAGGTCCATAGatattaattatttttgttcttttatatCCCAAGGTAACGTAATTACAATAGTAATTCTATGCATATCTAAGGAACAATCACAATTAACGTACATTTTGTTTCTCTTGTCGGGATGATCATTCATCATGGAATTGAGAAATCAGAGTACAAGCAACAGCTATCTCCTTTGCAAACAGCGCTCATTACTGTGGCTTCAATCATAGTTTTCTTGTTGCTTTTATTACTTTTTGCCTGGATGATGGGATGGCTGGGGAATACAGATCACTTACAAGGTAACATATTGCATACTGGCTAGAAAAATTTGACAAGTATTCACTCTCTCACAAATTCTTACTGAACTTTAGCTTACATTTCTGATCACTTATTTGTGGAACAGAAATAGATATAGGTATAGAAAAGCCTGTCACCCTCAAACAATTAAAAGATGCCACTCGGAATTTTAGCAAGAGGAATGAGATTGGTCAAGGGGGTTTTGGAACCGTTTACAAGGTAACTAAGTTTCTCTGTCCTTGTTTTTATTGTGGAGtttcaactacaaacttgtgaTCTTTAACTTGCAAATTCAGTTCTTCAGGAGAAATGGACTTAATAATGTATCTCATTTGTTTGGTTGTAATTGCGTGTAGGCTGAAGTACAAGGGAAAATTGTGGCCGTGAAGAAACTTTGCTCTCATTCAGAGGAAAGGATCAATGAGTTCATAAATGAATTTTATACCTTAAAATCAATGAGTCAAGAGAACCTTGTTCAGTTGCTGGACATTTACAACGCAAAAGGCCTGCATTTGCTCGTCTATGAATATATGGAGAACAACTCCCTTGCACATGCCTTATTTGGTAAATTTTAATTCTATCGATCCCCTTTCTTTTTGTTATCTGTTTTCATGTTCTAACACCCTAATTATTTAGGAGAAAATATATTGATTTGGTGACCGTATGGTTGCAGACTCAAAGTCCAGATTGAAACTTGGTTGGGAAGTTAGGTTTAACATTTGCTTGGGAATAGCTAGGGGATTGATGTATCTACATGAGCATCCCAGGATGAAGATAGTTCACAGCGACATTAAATCCGCTAATATTCTTCTTGATGGAAACCTTAAGGCTAAAATATCAGACTTTGGATTGGCAAGACTTCACACCAAAGATGATGAATTGAAGTTCATCAAAGTAGAAGTGCCACAGTAAGTAAATATTGAAACAGTACTTACTCGCTGCCGCTTTATATATACTTGTTGCAATCTTTGATTTAGTATAATGATAAGTTACCTCTTGTTTTCTGCAGAGGATATATGGCACCTGAGTATGTTCGAGGAATTGCGACATCTAAAGCTGATGTCTACAGTTTTGGGGTGGTTATACTTGAAACTGTGAGTGGAAGGACAAATGCAGGACACAGGAGAGATAGCCAGGAAAGTGAATTTCTTCTAGACACGGTAAGCAAAATGGCATCGCCATGCTTTTATGTCTtcttttattcaattatatatgCTATAATCTCATTTAACACGATGTGTATGTTGTGTGTGGAAATGCAGGCTTATGATTTACATCGAAAAGGAAGGCTGGTGGACTTGGTTGACAAAACCTTGTCTACCAAGTATGATGCAAAACAAGCCATAATCATCTTGAATTTAGCAGTAAAGTGCACCAGTATATCTCCAACACTGAGGCCTACTATGTCTGAAGTAGTGAGTGTTCTCGTTGGCGACAAAAAAATTGAGGAGATTTGTCCCCCTGCTCTTAATGATAGTCACCTTGCTCGAGCTGATTCCTCTATTTCTATGGAAGCAACTTCGAGAGCATCCACATCATCCTATTTGATCAAAGGGGAAGATGAAACAGAACACATTTCTGAGAGTACCCCCTTGAGACGTCCAAATGAAACATGGTAATCTAGCCAAATGTTTGTGTCtatttccttttccttgttttcGGACTTGATGCACTCTACTGCGATCTGTATTGAACATGTTTAAAATCTTAGAACAAATTTATGGGTATGAATCATTAGAGAGTTTATGCTTTTAAGGCATGTTATATGACAGGATCCACCTCGGATTTAACTCTgtacttcccctaaaagtggacaacccaaaataACAAACCTGAATAAGAAGACTTTAAGCCAAGGATCACAAATTGAAAATACTCAATcctgttgaaggatatcgacattgagtgtgcctcttcaaagtagggtttagttctagagttgtaataggagagaatgttctaaaTTTCCTAATTATATTCGGATTTTATTTCCTTGTATgacaagattatgtactttgtaaatccctatataaagggctcctatatattatcaataatagaatacacacaattctctcatcaatctctctgcaaatcatattttccttaaaacgttatcagcacgagccctaaccctagccctaaaaacCAAAAAGCTGCCGCAAATCCTAGCAAACCCTAACACCTGAAATTTCTTTCACCAAAAACTGCCGCAAGCTCCTAGCCCTTGCTAGCCATACCGTGCgctgctcctgcagcccttGAGCACCTGTGTGccgcctactgcccctgcagcatcgttgcacgcctgctgcccctgcagcacgctcgttcctgtgcagatcagcctgttttCACGCCCCGAAACGTCTTgatcgggacctcagatcaaaatcattccttcatcaaagttgttcgtctctgcctcttctatctgaattccaaatttcagccctattggactcgttttgagacctgtacaccattcgaagtgggagctgttcagaagcgaatctgctccgaatttcaacaagtaacttttaaagattaaagttcatgctttcttgtcttttaaattcctttattttctgcagaaaataaaggaatttaaTAAAGGAATTTAGATTAAAAGACATGGGTTTAGATTAAGAGCCCTAAATCCGATTTGCAATATACGAACATGGGTTCGGTTATtcaataagcggaattgtggggattcacgctaaacggactaagagtgttcataatcttcggactaagagcgtgcGCAAGCATCAATTtttgaccatattaaacatcattgtttcggtctaatccaaatattcttggaaattgatttcttggtagcatagctcggaaatcttattattttagttttcgtggaactttttactccgaaactaatctattCTCCTTCGTTTTTGAATGTCGAATTCAAACGTGCAAAAACTCGACTTCACTAAACCAGATTCAAATAACATTGGTTATCACCGATGGGTGAATAACGTCAAGAATCACCTCACTACTAGTGGGATTCTGTGAAGAACACATAGAATaaagattaattgagaaaatcctctcaaccttccccgtctcagcgcTAATGATTGCCAAGCAATATAGGCTTGTGTGCAATGCTAGACGGATCACGAGATTTCATCAACTTATGTCAGTTACTGAGTAAgctgataacatactcgtgaaaaactataattcaaaggcccgttggaactaagagcgttcatgaggcgaattataaatTGCGCACctaaaggagggcgcaaggagcggaaccctaaaagtTAGGGGACAACAAAATGGACGTGTGGGTCCATACAACcaccctacaaaggaaggaaaaccGCGAGATACgcggacacgtggcaacattggccaacGTGGGAGAGACAAAACAGGAGTCGTCGGTAGTAGTGCTGTCGCCACCAACGTCCATGGAGGATGTCCAAATGCACAAGGTGCATCTCAATTAATGGGTGAGGTAATGCTATAGATGAGGATCTTTaaagcattggtttaagcactAGAATGCGAGTGGAAAAACAAAGCTGCACAATACAAGTGTATAAAGATATGAGAGAGCATGAGGCTCATCTCGCAGCTGAAGGAGATGATGGAAATGACAATGACGTCAATCTCATCATtacagacttcaaatctggcgaggaaaacaaccatgttgatgccgcagattttgattaaatagtccatttattttccaagaattatgtaatggcaattatgcattaatcaataaatgacaattttgtattaactttttctcaagtggcgcatccaatgaagtatgatgtctaggaaagtgattgaaattagtggtacttaagagagcctcgctccaccgacatctctctctacttccctggtcatatttgattggagttaccaaacggattgagtgactacgatttgtctaagtttgatttttattttggattagactttggttaagaaactttgatgtaatcattggctattaataaagtgtcgattcttttacttaatgtcttggacataccttaattcgaactttatttgaaagatataaaagccaatggttttcatgtggaaacacattgtgagaatgaccaagagttcctttgcatcacctctaatgactacggacataaacgagtattagagaaacttatgtgtcgctctagtgggttgtatgcaaccactattcgagtcattgaatccaacaatgtcatgagagatgacttatgggattctgacacatataggctttggcacgaccgtttgggacatccaggtcatgatatgatgatccgtgatactaaagacttcacacggacatctcttcttcagaacgaagagaagtgagaatcaaaagttgattcaaaGAGAGCATTGCACCGCCGCCGCACCTTAGGGTGCCGCCGCCATGCACCACCGGCCGGCCAACGCCGGCGCCGTGATCCCCCTGCGGCAAAATCATGGCTTTAACGccatgtatggagacttggttcctctctctacttctcaaagtaaattgtgacattgtggctcaaccaaaaccttcattggttgattataaggtcAATTTTTCGTTTTGTAAAGCCTGTttttttcaggatcaagaccatcctatgcaaaggacactaaagaaataattccattcttacatagaatccaaggggattttgtggatcgattcaaccaacctgcggactgcttagatgttttatggtgttggttaatgtgcggacacgctggtcacgtgtcgcgctatcatccactcgtaatgctgcttatgatgaactcctagcccagaacatatggctacgggctcactacccagatcatccaattaagtcaatttgacttgataatgctagagagtttacatcgaaaattttcgatgactattgcataacattgggtattgatatcaagtatcatattcccatgtacacactcAATTGGTCtagcggaaaagccaccattaaaagactacgatggtgGCTCGGACtttggtaatgtgcaccaatatttccgcttgcgttatgcaatatcgcatgcagctatgctaattcgtctacgactcatagccactcaacttttatttgcgttacagttagtgactgggtgcgagtctaatatctcgtacttatgcatatttgagtgtgcgatttatgtgccaattgtgccgccacagcgcatcaaaatgggtcattgcaacgaatgaatatatatatttatgttggatataaaTCTCCAACTATCCGTCCGCTAtgttgaacccttgacaggcgatctctttttcgctggatttgcgaattgtcactttgatgagacagtcttcccgtcgttagggggagattagaacgtcaatgttcaacaggaacgacaagaattgtcgtggtctgtccccactatgtctcatcttgatcccctaaaagtgacgacaTCACATagacctgctgcaaacatgtctgcaaggattgatgttcccacaagaggacatggtaccacccagaggagatgggtacggcaccactaccatggatggtggtatggtgacgccacaaatgtggcataatggcgtcataggccatgggttccgctagagagcgtaggagacccataggttcgatggattctcgccctaggaagagag
Coding sequences within:
- the LOC133707757 gene encoding probable LRR receptor-like serine/threonine-protein kinase At1g53420 isoform X2, producing MGTEASARLVSFILISLMFTLCQLGSEFKYQSIARKLPDEEVGALNQITEKLYLYDGSFCNESIHDGIIRCNCSFQDGTICHVTEIFHILSDSALGAKSLSGGIPEELGNLTHLRELDLSNNQLTGSIPASFGKLSSLYKLDLSINQLTGSIPASLGNLSLGILDLSYNQLSGPVPATLRNVQPVASDPDAYRLEGDGGYFYLYVGSPLIVPESLGNLTFISYIVLANNYLNGSIPASLGALTHLNGLSLRNNGISGTLPQALGNLTTLRYFGVASNSINGTLPKSFASLTSLYSFSISGNYLSGPLPDFIANWTSIDYLFLNGNNFNGKIPAGIFNLSYLEILSISDVKADSHFQFPPSIHVAESFSVLILRNCSITGHIPSYIGDMSSLKNIDLSFNRLTGRIPDSLKNLNVTHMSFSNNMLSGEIPDWIQNGSIWSKMDFSYNNFSKLNFKPSPNLKLNLFSCCCNSSTCLPNTEYPTKEKYCPRGKHDYHSLFINCGGEETHDAVGNVYDQDNDTSLFYLSQKKNWARSSVGNAYDYASNGNSSKLLKSVRCGLSSEARLYDNARTSLVSLTYYGFCLHKGKYNVTLLFAEIVDEVTDIHEDIDFRSTGKRVFDVYIQGERKLKDFNIIDKAGRTNKEYMINFTAVDVNDGKLEIHFYSRSAGVGTLDGPLISAISVTPEYKQQLSPLQTALITVASIIVFLLLLLLFAWMMGWLGNTDHLQEIDIGIEKPVTLKQLKDATRNFSKRNEIGQGGFGTVYKAEVQGKIVAVKKLCSHSEERINEFINEFYTLKSMSQENLVQLLDIYNAKGLHLLVYEYMENNSLAHALFDSKSRLKLGWEVRFNICLGIARGLMYLHEHPRMKIVHSDIKSANILLDGNLKAKISDFGLARLHTKDDELKFIKVEVPQGYMAPEYVRGIATSKADVYSFGVVILETVSGRTNAGHRRDSQESEFLLDTAYDLHRKGRLVDLVDKTLSTKYDAKQAIIILNLAVKCTSISPTLRPTMSEVVSVLVGDKKIEEICPPALNDSHLARADSSISMEATSRASTSSYLIKGEDETEHISESTPLRRPNETWIHLGFNSVLPLKVDNPK
- the LOC133707757 gene encoding probable LRR receptor-like serine/threonine-protein kinase At1g53420 isoform X9, with product MGTEASARLVSFILISLMFTLCQLGSEFKYQSIARKLPDEEVGALNQITEKLYLYDGSFCNESIHDGIIRCNCSFQDGTICHVTEIFHILSDSALGAKSLSGGIPEELGNLTHLRELDLSNNQLTGSIPASFGKLSSLYKLDLSINQLTGSIPASLGNLSLGILDLSYNQLSGPVPATLRNVQPVASDPDAYRLEGDGGYFYLYVGSPLIVPESLGNLTFISYIVLANNYLNGSIPASLGALTHLNGLSISGNYLSGPLPDFIANWTSIDYLFLNGNNFNGKIPAGIFNLSYLEILSISDVKADSHFQFPPSIHVAESFSVLILRNCSITGHIPSYIGDMSSLKNIDLSFNRLTGRIPDSLKNLNVTHMSFSNNMLSGEIPDWIQNGSIWSKMDFSYNNFSKLNFKPSPNLKLNLFSCCCNSSTCLPNTEYPTKEKYCPRGKHDYHSLFINCGGEETHDAVGNVYDQDNDTSLFYLSQKKNWARSSVGNAYDYASNGNSSKLLKSVRCGLSSEARLYDNARTSLVSLTYYGFCLHKGKYNVTLLFAEIVDEVTDIHEDIDFRSTGKRVFDVYIQGERKLKDFNIIDKAGRTNKEYMINFTAVDVNDGKLEIHFYSRSAGVGTLDGPLISAISVTPEYKQQLSPLQTALITVASIIVFLLLLLLFAWMMGWLGNTDHLQEIDIGIEKPVTLKQLKDATRNFSKRNEIGQGGFGTVYKAEVQGKIVAVKKLCSHSEERINEFINEFYTLKSMSQENLVQLLDIYNAKGLHLLVYEYMENNSLAHALFDSKSRLKLGWEVRFNICLGIARGLMYLHEHPRMKIVHSDIKSANILLDGNLKAKISDFGLARLHTKDDELKFIKVEVPQGYMAPEYVRGIATSKADVYSFGVVILETVSGRTNAGHRRDSQESEFLLDTAYDLHRKGRLVDLVDKTLSTKYDAKQAIIILNLAVKCTSISPTLRPTMSEVVSVLVGDKKIEEICPPALNDSHLARADSSISMEATSRASTSSYLIKGEDETEHISESTPLRRPNETWIHLGFNSVLPLKVDNPK
- the LOC133707757 gene encoding probable LRR receptor-like serine/threonine-protein kinase At1g53420 isoform X6; the protein is MGTEASARLVSFILISLMFTLCQLGSEFKYQSIARKLPDEEVGALNQITEKLYLYDGSFCNESIHDGIIRCNCSFQDGTICHVTEIFHILSDSALGAKSLSGGIPEELGNLTHLRELDLSNNQLTGSIPASFGKLSSLYKLDLSINQLTGSIPASLGNLSLGILDLSYNQLSGPVPATLRNVQPVASDPDAYRLEGDGGYFYLYVGSPLIVPESLGNLTFISYIVLANNYLNGSIPASLGALTHLNGLGVASNSINGTLPKSFASLTSLYSFSISGNYLSGPLPDFIANWTSIDYLFLNGNNFNGKIPAGIFNLSYLEILSISDVKADSHFQFPPSIHVAESFSVLILRNCSITGHIPSYIGDMSSLKNIDLSFNRLTGRIPDSLKNLNVTHMSFSNNMLSGEIPDWIQNGSIWSKMDFSYNNFSKLNFKPSPNLKLNLFSCCCNSSTCLPNTEYPTKEKYCPRGKHDYHSLFINCGGEETHDAVGNVYDQDNDTSLFYLSQKKNWARSSVGNAYDYASNGNSSKLLKSVRCGLSSEARLYDNARTSLVSLTYYGFCLHKGKYNVTLLFAEIVDEVTDIHEDIDFRSTGKRVFDVYIQGERKLKDFNIIDKAGRTNKEYMINFTAVDVNDGKLEIHFYSRSAGVGTLDGPLISAISVTPEYKQQLSPLQTALITVASIIVFLLLLLLFAWMMGWLGNTDHLQEIDIGIEKPVTLKQLKDATRNFSKRNEIGQGGFGTVYKAEVQGKIVAVKKLCSHSEERINEFINEFYTLKSMSQENLVQLLDIYNAKGLHLLVYEYMENNSLAHALFDSKSRLKLGWEVRFNICLGIARGLMYLHEHPRMKIVHSDIKSANILLDGNLKAKISDFGLARLHTKDDELKFIKVEVPQGYMAPEYVRGIATSKADVYSFGVVILETVSGRTNAGHRRDSQESEFLLDTAYDLHRKGRLVDLVDKTLSTKYDAKQAIIILNLAVKCTSISPTLRPTMSEVVSVLVGDKKIEEICPPALNDSHLARADSSISMEATSRASTSSYLIKGEDETEHISESTPLRRPNETWIHLGFNSVLPLKVDNPK
- the LOC133707757 gene encoding probable leucine-rich repeat receptor-like serine/threonine-protein kinase At3g14840 isoform X1, which codes for MGTEASARLVSFILISLMFTLCQLGSEFKYQSIARKLPDEEVGALNQITEKLYLYDGSFCNESIHDGIIRCNCSFQDGTICHVTEIFHILSDSALGAKSLSGGIPEELGNLTHLRELDLSNNQLTGSIPASFGKLSSLYKLDLSINQLTGSIPASLGNLSLGILDLSYNQLSGPVPATLRNVQPVASDPDAYRLEGDGGYFYLFLSHNQLTGPIPESLGNLTFISYIVLANNYLNGSIPASLGALTHLNGLSLRNNGISGTLPQALGNLTTLRYFGVASNSINGTLPKSFASLTSLYSFSISGNYLSGPLPDFIANWTSIDYLFLNGNNFNGKIPAGIFNLSYLEILSISDVKADSHFQFPPSIHVAESFSVLILRNCSITGHIPSYIGDMSSLKNIDLSFNRLTGRIPDSLKNLNVTHMSFSNNMLSGEIPDWIQNGSIWSKMDFSYNNFSKLNFKPSPNLKLNLFSCCCNSSTCLPNTEYPTKEKYCPRGKHDYHSLFINCGGEETHDAVGNVYDQDNDTSLFYLSQKKNWARSSVGNAYDYASNGNSSKLLKSVRCGLSSEARLYDNARTSLVSLTYYGFCLHKGKYNVTLLFAEIVDEVTDIHEDIDFRSTGKRVFDVYIQGERKLKDFNIIDKAGRTNKEYMINFTAVDVNDGKLEIHFYSRSAGVGTLDGPLISAISVTPEYKQQLSPLQTALITVASIIVFLLLLLLFAWMMGWLGNTDHLQEIDIGIEKPVTLKQLKDATRNFSKRNEIGQGGFGTVYKAEVQGKIVAVKKLCSHSEERINEFINEFYTLKSMSQENLVQLLDIYNAKGLHLLVYEYMENNSLAHALFDSKSRLKLGWEVRFNICLGIARGLMYLHEHPRMKIVHSDIKSANILLDGNLKAKISDFGLARLHTKDDELKFIKVEVPQGYMAPEYVRGIATSKADVYSFGVVILETVSGRTNAGHRRDSQESEFLLDTAYDLHRKGRLVDLVDKTLSTKYDAKQAIIILNLAVKCTSISPTLRPTMSEVVSVLVGDKKIEEICPPALNDSHLARADSSISMEATSRASTSSYLIKGEDETEHISESTPLRRPNETWIHLGFNSVLPLKVDNPK